The Planctomycetaceae bacterium genomic interval GGCCAGACCGACTCGAGCCGCTCGCGCACCATCATGCGCTGGTCGGCCGGGGCAGCGCGGAACCGCCAGGCCAACGCCCCGTCCGAGGCGCGCAGGCAATAGGTGTAGCCGTCGGCGCATCCGAACAGGACTCGCGGACCGTCGATCGTCGGCGGCGAGTCGACGCGCCCGCCGGCGATGTAGCTCCAGGCCACCGACCCGGTCGTGGCGTCCAGGGCGTAGACGGTGTGGGCGTCGATCGAGGAGACGTACGCCTTGCCGCCGGATACCGTCACCGCGCTGAGCCGCCCGCCGATGGGCGTCTTCCAGGCCGGGATCAGCGCCAGACCCACCCGGTCGCTCGTCGAACCGCTGCGCGCCGGGTCGCCGCGGTAGGTCGGCCAGGCGCCGCTGTCGCCCTCGGGGGCTTTCTCGGCGGCCACGGCGTCATACGCCGGGCCTTTTTCGAGATTGGGCGCGGGATTGGCCGGTAGCTTCCGCACGGGGGTGAAGGCGGCAAATCCGCGGATCATCGCCTCGAAGTAGCACGCGCAGGCGTGCGGCGGGGCGTAGATGAGGCCGTTGGCGGGCACCGGTCCGTGCTGGCACGTGCCGCGCACCCAGTGGTTGAGCTCCATCGTTCCGGTTTTCGTGTCGAGCAGTTCGATGCCCGCGCGGCTGAGCACGAGGAACCGGTTGGTCGCGCGGAATCGGTGGCAGCGGTGATGGCTGACGACGAAGTGGTCGGGGTTGTCCGGTTCGCGGCGGCGGATAATCTTTCCGGTCTTGACCTCGCGGGCGTTGGTCACGCCGGGGTTCACGACGCTCCAGAGCTGCCCCATCCACAGCACCCCGTCGGCCACGATCACGTCCACCGGGGCCATGAAGTTCGGATAGCACCGCGCCTTCCAGAGGAACTTGCCGTCCTCCGCCGACAGGGCGACCAGCTCGCCGGCGTTCTCGGCGACCTGGTTGCGCGGCGAGGGCTTGACGGCGTCGGGGTCTTCCGGCGGGGCCGGGGCGGTCGGGTCGGCCGAGAGCACCACGCCGTCATAGACCACCAGCGTCGCCGATGACTGCGAAAGGATCCCGCGCGACGCCCGCGGCGCGCGCCACAGGGCTTTGCCCGTGGCCGCGTCGAGGGCGACGACGGCAGCGGCGTTCTGGAAGAACACCTTGCCGCCGCTGACGGCCATCGTGGTGGGGCGGATGTCGTCGGTGTCGGTGTCCTGCAGCGACCAGATGACCTTGCCGGTTTCGGCGTCGATGGCCCGCAGGCGGTGCGAGGCCGGCGGGGCGGTCACGCCGCGGCGTTTGGCCTGCCCGGCGGCGGTATAGACATCGGTGGGACCCTGGTCGAGGTACAGCACGCCCTTGTCGAGGATGATCTCGCGAGTGGTGTCGGAGTCGTCGTAGGTCTTGAGCACGCCACCGGTCGCGCCGTCGAGCATCTGCAGCGGCTTGCCGTAACCCAGCGTGACATAGACGCGGTCGCCGACGGCTACGAGGCGGCGCCCGATCTCGGCGGGGCCTCCGCGGAACCCGTTCAGATGGCGCTCCCACGGGCTCACGGGCAGGCGCCACAACTCCACGCCGTTAAAGGCGTCGCGGGCGATCAGCACCCACTGGGCCGGCAGGGCCACCGAAAGGACCGGCGCGTCGTCGAGGATCGAGAACAGGCGGCCGTTGGCTGAGACCACCGCACTGACCGAGGCCAGGTGCTCGTGGCTGCGTGCGTGGGGCGGACCGGCCAGCCACTGCAGGTGGCGCGGCGATCCGGCCTCGTCGTCGTTGGCCACAGCGTTGTTGTCCGGGCCGTGCAGGTAGTGGTGCCACTCGTCGATGTCAGCGGGACGCGGCTTGGTGGTTTTGGCCCACTGCCCGTCGCGCAGGGTGTACGCCGTGCCGTTGGGCACCAGCACGCGCTGCACCTCGGCGGCGTCGGCTGAGGCGGTCGCGTCGATCAGCAGGTTCACTGAGTTGTCGACATAGGGCAGCGGCCCGCTTTTCCAGGCATCGGCGCCGACGAGGCCCGAGAGATTCTTTGCTGCCGCGGCCTTGCGAATGCCCTGGACAGCCGCCGCGTCGGCATTGAGGGCATGCACGCGATAGGCCATGCCGGGGTACAGGGCCAGCGCCAGATCGGCGCTGCCGCCGATGGAGACGACCAACCCGCCGGTGTTGCCTGAATCGGACAGGAACCACTGCGCCTCGCCTGGGGCGGCGGCGTGCAAAACGACGGCGGTAGAGAGAATCACGGCGGCGAACGCCAGACGAATCAACCATGAACGCATCGGTGCTCCTTTGGGCCTGCACAGGCGGCCTCAATATGCAGTATTACCCGCAAAATGGGAATGAAAGCAAGGACGATTGAGTCGCGCCAGGTGCCGTGGCGCGCAGGGCCGCAGGCCCGGAGAGCCACGATCCAACGCTCTGAGAAACTTCGAAAGCGGCAGCTGAGGCTGCCGCACTCCATACTACTTCGCCCCAGTGAAGACGCGGACGGTGGTTGAGTCGGCGCCGATGACGGCGTTGTCGACGGCGCCGCCGGAGGGTTGGAACTTGTACCAGCTCGTGTCCCAGTCCGAGACGCCGCCGAGCACCTGGTGGAAGAGCAGCTTGCCGCTGTCGGTCTCGTAGACGTCCAGCCACATCTGGCTGGGCTTGCGGATCTCGCGCCACTTCAGCGAGCGGTGCAGGATCTCGATGCGGATCGACGAGACGATGACGAACGTGTTGCCCTGGCGGCGGAAGTCCAGCACCGTCTGCACGCCCCAGGGTTTGTCGCCGGGCAGATACGTCACGCCGCGGTTGGCCGCGACGATGAAGTGCCGCAGCAGTCCGCGATCGCGGTAGATCGGACCTTCCGCCATGCTGTAAACCTGGTGGGTGTTGGGGTTGGCCCATTGCATGTTGATCTTCTCGCCCCAGTCCGGGCCGGACCCGCCGCGGCGGAGAACGTGTAGAATCGCGCCTTTATCCTGAAAGAAGATCCAGTCTTGTCCCGCCGCGACCAAACTGGGCAAGAACGGTTCGGTGCAAGGCAGCGGCGTGACCTTGGCCACGGCCCCCGAGCGGTTATCGAGCAGCATTTCGCAATACTGCACGTCCTTGTCCTGGGGTTTGGTCAGCAGCATGCCTACCGACGGCGCCCCATCGCCCTGGCGGCGGAAGAAGGGCGAGTGCAGGGCGGTCGTGAAGCCCTCCCTCGTCAGGTCGCGGCTCCACAGCACGCGCCCGCCGGCCGGCTCGATCATGGCCGCCCAGGCCTCGGCGCCGCTGCCGGTGGCGGTGAAGAGGGTCTTGTCGTCGCCGTCGAGCATCTCGGGGCTGAAAGGCAAATCGGTGGACCACGCCGGCTTGCCGTCGGCGCAGCTGAAGGCCGCCACGTTCGAGCCGGTCGTCAGGAGAATGTGCTTGCCGATAATGATGCCCTTGCCCGGCCGCCCCGGCAGCAACCGCTGCCAGACGACCTCGATGGCGGGCTTGGTGCGGATGCACACCAGCAGGCGGTCGGCCAGCACGGCCATGACGTCCGGGGCCG includes:
- a CDS encoding PQQ-binding-like beta-propeller repeat protein; translation: MRSWLIRLAFAAVILSTAVVLHAAAPGEAQWFLSDSGNTGGLVVSIGGSADLALALYPGMAYRVHALNADAAAVQGIRKAAAAKNLSGLVGADAWKSGPLPYVDNSVNLLIDATASADAAEVQRVLVPNGTAYTLRDGQWAKTTKPRPADIDEWHHYLHGPDNNAVANDDEAGSPRHLQWLAGPPHARSHEHLASVSAVVSANGRLFSILDDAPVLSVALPAQWVLIARDAFNGVELWRLPVSPWERHLNGFRGGPAEIGRRLVAVGDRVYVTLGYGKPLQMLDGATGGVLKTYDDSDTTREIILDKGVLYLDQGPTDVYTAAGQAKRRGVTAPPASHRLRAIDAETGKVIWSLQDTDTDDIRPTTMAVSGGKVFFQNAAAVVALDAATGKALWRAPRASRGILSQSSATLVVYDGVVLSADPTAPAPPEDPDAVKPSPRNQVAENAGELVALSAEDGKFLWKARCYPNFMAPVDVIVADGVLWMGQLWSVVNPGVTNAREVKTGKIIRRREPDNPDHFVVSHHRCHRFRATNRFLVLSRAGIELLDTKTGTMELNHWVRGTCQHGPVPANGLIYAPPHACACYFEAMIRGFAAFTPVRKLPANPAPNLEKGPAYDAVAAEKAPEGDSGAWPTYRGDPARSGSTSDRVGLALIPAWKTPIGGRLSAVTVSGGKAYVSSIDAHTVYALDATTGSVAWSYIAGGRVDSPPTIDGPRVLFGCADGYTYCLRASDGALAWRFRAAPADQRMMVRERLESVWPVHGSVLVRGRDAWFTAGRTSYLDGGLYLYRVNAATGVQVSLTHIDSRDPRTGGQPANAIEGFGMAGALNDVLSGDDEHVFMRHTVFSPEGAKLESRVPHLFSPVGFLDDSWFHRSYWLIGPKMEAGFRDWGAASNQVPFARMFCIGNDTAYGFGRSQADPKASHVGVEKDSKYRLFAASAQKKDYEAWAKAGGWKSAVQYQWQVSLPLLVRAMVLADKTLFVAGAPDLLKDQSPQATAALQGKAGASLWAISTADGSTLGKYDLHSPPVFDGMAVGAERIFVATLDGHVVCFSAGGAK